The Narcine bancroftii isolate sNarBan1 chromosome 8, sNarBan1.hap1, whole genome shotgun sequence region GAAGCAAGCcctctgctggcagccaagtctaattaaAACTCTGGATCTAGGTTTGATTCTGTACTGAAAGGATAAGATTGAAGCCGCCAGGTGGTAGGAACTCCAGAGGTCTCACTGAGGAATTGAAGGAGCATGAAACAGACCcagttatttatctttatataAAGAACATGAGAAcaacagaaacaggagcaggagttggcccatcgagcctgtcctGCTgttcaagatcatggctgatctgacgagaggctcatctccactgagctgccttttccccatatcccttaattccccgacgatgtagaaatctacccaaccttgtcttcaatatattttctgaggtcgcctccactgcttcaatagggAGCGAattccaccctctgggaaaagcagttcctcctcatctctgtcctaaatctacttccctggatCTTGAGGACATGTCCCCTCGTTCTGATCTCCCCCACCTATGGGAACAACTTGccgacctctatcttatctatgcctttcataattttatatgtttctataagatacccTCTCATTCTTCAGAAGGTCGCTGTTTGGCCATCAATTCAGTtatctgaatctttcattctttcATATACAGAGGGGAAAAACATTAGACCAGGCACTGACCCCTTCCACCTGGATTTACTCAGGACACAGAACAGTCAAGAGATTTGAGGCAAGTAGTGAGGTCGTGGAATCTCTACCGATCAAAAAGGTGTTTGCTGTTTTGAGGGAAATCCCCAGGGCCAGACAATATATTCCTCCACACCTCAAGAGAACCTCATGCAGAAATTACAAGGGCCCTGGCAGATTTATTTAAAACATTCTTAACCACAgttgagatgccagaggatttgCTAAAAACAAATGgtactttgttttttaaaaaaaagctccaagAATTATCTTTCAAGGAGTTGGATGTTAGTAGTTGACAAGTTATTGGAAATTGTTCCAAGAAGGACTGTTTAGGGATAGTCTAGATGACTGTGCATTGTGGGTCGTGGTTAACCAATCTTAGTTTTGAaggggttaccaggaaagttgatgaaggcaagatcatagatgttgtctacatggacttgcgTAAGGCCTTTGACCAGGTCCCACACGGGAGGTTATTCAGGAAGATTCAGTACCTCAGTGAGGTGGTCAATTGGAGGAGACATTGGCCTTACAGGAGAAGACAGAGAatgatagtggatgattgcctctcttactggaggcctgtaacttatggtgtgcctcaaggattggtcctcggcccattgttgtttgtcttcTACATGAATGAACTAGATTATGTAATGTGGTAAACTCCATTAGCCAGTTTGTaggtgacacaaagattggagctgTTGTGGACAAATGCCCAGCAAGACCCCTGTCCACAAATGGACacattttgaggaaaccacaattTCTTCTGTTAATGGAAGCTTTGTAGAGCAACCCCATCAGGACGGCTCTCGATTTGATGCTGTCCCTCCCCAGAGAATGTGTGACAATACAGAACAGAgcaaggctcaggcccaaaatggttctatctctttatctttgccatataatatacgcagcttgacctgctgagtttctccagatttgtGTGTCCACTTCAATCACAGGGTCTATGGACTTCTGTGTTAGCACCATTCCTCCCCGATCAGTTCCAGACCAACTCTCTGGGGGTTTCGCCTCATATTCCTTGGCACATTTCAGTCACAGTCAGCAGACTTCGTGCCTCTCTTATTCTATCTGACAGTTTTCCTTAAATGTCCCACATATCATGATGCCTGCAGTTCAAACAAAAAGATCCTTCAACTGAAAATATGTCagctggtcaggtaagagcagtgGACATTGGTATCTGTGATTATACCTCCGTCATTGTGAGGTGGACCTCGTTCAACGAGGGGTGGTAAACAAGCACAACATAATGATGGGTGTGGCCCCCTTACACAGTAGCAGTCTATGGTGGGGCAGGGGCTGTGTACCACCCCCCATCCCCTAACCCACCCAACTGTGGTGGGACGGGGGCTGGACCCCACCCTTAACCCACCATACAGTTGTGGGATGGGACTCCCCCATCTGCCAAAATATGATGGGACAGGGCCCAGGACACCCATGTCATGGCAGAATAGCGTGCATGACTCCCATTCcccaacctcccccaccccaccttcccatCATGCTGAAGGAGgtctttaaatttagatgtacagtgtggtaacaggcccttctgcctcaCGAGGCTGTaccgtccaattaacctacaaccccggttcattatttgaagggtgtgaggaaagtggagcccccggggaaaacacttgcagacatggtggggggggggtggaacttacaaactccagtgtcggattcgaacccaagttgctAGCGCCAAAACAGTGTTGCACGAACAGTGTGACAGACCTTTGGTTTCTACAAAGGGCGAGGATCTGTGTTTGAGTCCATTCACTACAATCTGAGGATGTTGCTCAATGGTCAGAAATGAGCTGTGGATTTCTTACCTTTCCCCTCCCTGTCCACTCTACATGCAATCCCTATTCCCGCCACATCCTGGAAGCTTCTGGATTTCGGAGTTCCCGGCGGAGTTTAACCTGGACAGCAGCCTGGCTGAACAGATGAAGGAGTTCCAGGAGACAGCCAGCCGGGAGGGACACCGGAGGCACAGCCAGTTGGTGGACATCTCCCAAATGTAAGCCGAATTTTGGggcactgggaggtcactgtggggTTGCACCACGTGGATGCTAAGGGGAACTGTTGGGGAAAGCCAGTGAGTTGATGAAAACGGGAGTATCTGAAGATGTTTAATTGGGGGAGTTGACCAGGAGGAGCCCATGCAGAATTTTTGGGGAGAACAGGAGGCAGGGATTTTCatctttaaaatttagacgtataTCATGGTAGCAGGCCAattcccatgagtccgtgccccccaatttacacccaagttACTTACACCccggtaggttttgaatggtgggaggaactggggaaacccatgcagacgtggggaaaaTACACACAGCGTCTGATTCGAACCCCTGTAccaatcgctgacgctgtaaagggtttgtgctaaccgctatgccaactgaaCAGAACAAGTTTTCAGTGAGGAGGTGCAGAACAATTTTTGGACCAGATGTTGAGGAAAATGGGGAAGTGTGGATTCCGAGAGACCTGAATCATGGATGGTGGGACTGTTAAAGTGACCTTGTGATGTCGCTGTCTCTCACTTTGCAGATTGTCTGCCTGATTTTACCCCCAGAGCTTGGATCATTCATTCTCTTGCATTGCTCTACTGCAGACCTTCATATGAGTGGAAGAGGCAGATCACACAACGCAACTACGTGACGCAGAAGAAGAGGAAAATGTCCCTCTTTTTTGACCATCTGGGGCCTTTGGAATTGGCCGAACACTTAACGTACCTGGAATACAAATCGTTCTGTCGCATCCTGGTGAGAATCTGTCTCGGTCTCTGGAACACGGTATTCATCGACCATCTCTTCTAAGCTTGGCATGGCAGGCAGAATCATCAAattaaaacatgatgctggaaaaactcagcaggtcaaccagtgtactttacagagcaaagataaagaaacgtagcaaacgtttcgggcttgagctcttcatcaagtttTGAACAAACTGTAGGAGATGCCTgaaaaaatagtgggggggggggaagggcgaaggaggagttccatttagacattcagcatggtaacaggccactcaattacacccaattgacctacaacccctggtacattttgaacggtgggaggaaaccagaccccccccccccccgcaacccTGGGGAAACCcgggcagacacagggagaaagtacaaaatccttgcagacagcgcagggtttgaaccctagtcctaattgttggcactataaaggcattgcactaaccactatgctaaccattagcccaacactgttacagcgccagcgactggggtttaaatcccacgctgtctgtaagcagtttgttcattctccctgtgtctgcgtgggttttccctggggggctccagtttcctcccacccttcgaaacttaccaaggattgtaggttaatcgggtgtaaattgggtggcatggactcgtgggccagaaaggcctgttaccatgtacgtctgaaaaaatgaaaaagataaaGACAATTTCACATGTGATAAAGCAGCTGAATAATGAGTGGCTGCAAGGTTTTCTATCTGTAAAGGAGATCCTCCCCTGATTGGCATcaccctctctctgtcccctgcACAGTTCCGGGATTACCACAGTTTTGCGAAACATGGCTGCACCAAAGACAACCCCATCCTGGAGAGGTTCATCACTCTCTTCAACAGCGTCTCTCAGTGGGTGCAAATGATGGTTCTGAGCTTGCACACCCCACAGCAGAGGGCAGAGGTCATCACTAAGTTTGTCCACGTGGCCCAGGTAGGTCATAGCGGCTGAGGGTGACCCAGCGGCCCAGGGCGAGGCGGTGGAGGCTCAATGCGGCCAGGGTGTTTTGGGGCAGTCTGGTGAAAGGACCGATTGTGACCCGGGAAGTTGATGGGtttggaattcctgaaggcagGACCAATTTGTGCTGGAAATGGAAACACACAATGTAACAATTcagcccaacgaaacagcgttctttggTCCACGGCACAAAAGACAAACAAAACACGTACACAGGTTCAAAAACTGTGTCTTTgggcagtaaaatccctgtaatCCGGAATTCAGGCAACTGGCATCTAAAAGCAACCAGGAAACAAAAatagtggaaaataaatgggcaataaacatgaaaattcaaaaTAGGTGCACCTCGCCGTTAGTTCTCCATTCTTGCAAcacacagcctcaagcaaccagaaaactcgctTATCCCCCATTCACCAATCCCCGTCAAGCTCCGgacaccagggattttactgtattataaaTAAATCGGACAGTCACGGGAGTTGTTTGAGGCTCAACAGTCATTCAGgattctccctgcccgtgggaagaagcattcctcagcctggtggtgctggctctgatccgcctggatctcttccctgatgagagcagatgaaagatgctgcgtggggttgaaggggtcctcaatgattttgtgcgccctattcagacaacgatcctggtagatcatgtcgatgtggtgggagggagaccccccccgcagtgatcctctctgccgctcttacggTTCTATGGATTGGTGTGATGCAGcgggccaggacgctctcaatagagctcctgtagaaggtggacaggatggtggccggtagcctcgcCCAACTCAGTCTTCTCCGGAAGTGCAGTCCctgttcctgacaagtgaggagatgttgagtgtccacaataggtcaccagtgaagtgaactccaaggaacttggtgtctccactctctccaccacagagtagttgatatgtagtggaaggtggttgtccctggtcctcctgaagtccataatcatctccttcgcCTTgtccaggttgttactctcactcCAGATCACCAGGATTTTCCAGCTCATTTCTGTAGGGCGACTCATCGTTTTTCTTGAAGAGGACAACTGCTGtcatgtcatcggcaaacttgctgACTCTGTTTGAGCTGGACCTGGCAAGAAATTGGAGCAAGGGTAGGtgtgtgggccaaagggcatgtttcaGTGGGTATGACTCTGAGGATCCCACTCAACTCCAGGTGCCTGCTCTCGAATACattgagatcacggctgatcttgtATCTCAATGCCTCTTTCCTCATCCCTGATTTTTGAGTGACTCTATTGTTCTCTGTTTTGAATATGGACAGGGATTAACCTCCACTGGCCTCTAGTTACCCGTCTGGGAGAAAATAAGTTCACGCTAAATGCCTGACCCCTTATTTTGAGACTGTCACCTTTGATTCGAGGGAACCTTGTGGGGGAAATATAACACCATAAAACCTTAAGCCataagcaggccattcagctcattgagtcttcCCAACCATTTAATCGTGAGCagttccatttccccactcagccccttctccccataacctttgatgctctgctaATCGAGAacctgctttaaatacacccaatgacctgacctccacaactgtctgtggcagcaaattccacagattcactgccctctggctgaagaaaatcctccacatctctgttctaagtggctgcccttcaatcctgaagttgtgccctcttgtcctggactcgcCCAttgtggggaacaacctttctccatccatatctttcctgttgtctgaagagggtgcgcaaaatcattgagggtcCCTTCCTTacgcccctccccccctcacatgGCAttattcagctgctcccgtcagggaagaggtccaggaggatcagagccagcaccacaggctgaggaacagcttcttcccacagggcagtgagaatgctgaacggctCTCACCAACCCTCCGAGACTCGCAtactcacaaaacaatatttatttgtatagatgaatacttgtcctgcgtgtgtattgtttgtctgtacgtgtgttgtgtctgggagtgtgtctgtgtgttttgcactgaggacgggagaacactgtttcatcaggttatccTTGTCAGTTGGATGACAATAAGGGTGACTTGTTCACATTGGAGACCTGGTAAAAGTGTGGTGCCACAGTGACTGGAGAAGACAGAAAAGGGAGGCCAAAGTGAATGTACTGAGGGGCTGTTATAGATTCAATGAGAGATGAGGACTTCCCTGCTTTTGATGTGATGAAAGAGATAGTGATGAACAAACTTGTGGGCCTCAAGGTAGATAAATccttggtcctgatggaatgcatctcaGGGTACTGAAAGTTCTAGCAGTTTATGATAATTTGTCAAAGTTCTGTGGACTCTGGGCAGATTGGAAGGCAGCGAAGGTCTCAGCACCATTTAAAGAAGGATGTAGGTCATACagcttaatgtctgtagttgGGTTACAGGGCGGTGATCAATGTTCTGCTCCCCCCCCTCAGTGTCCTGTCTTCCCTCCAGCGACTTCTTCAACTGCAGAATTACAACACTTTGATGGCGGTCATTGGCGGTCTGAGTCACAGTGCGATCTCACGGCTGAAGGACACCTACCACTACATCAGTGCGGACGTCATTAAGGTGCGAGgaattgatttcagatttattatcagagtacatatgtcACATCACATATATCTCTGaggttcttttccctgtgggccaggcagaattacgacttattggtagtgtaaaaaaaatctgtccATAGCGTACATGTGTAAACAGATAAACGAAAACAAAGACTGTGcgacacagagaggagaaaacAAGTGACGGACTATTGGAAAGCCCACTGCCCCACACTATACAGGTGGCGGACTATTAGAAGGCCCACTTCCCAATCTATACATGGTGATTTTTCTGACTTCATCATCTTGCTAACCTGTTTGTCTGCCAATTCCAGATTTCAGATGAGCTGAATGAGCTGGTCACCACCTGCAGCAATTATGGAAACTACCGGAAACATTTTGCAGAAGGGTCTGGCTTCAAATTCCCCATCCTTGGTGTTCATCTGAAGGACCTTTTGGCAGTGCACTTGGCACTCCCGGACTGGACTGAGGAGGGTCGACTCAACGTGGTCAAAATGCAACAGCTCTACACCATTCTGAATGAGTTGGGCCAGGTGCAGGCCACCCCTCCACCCATAGAGCCCAACAAGGACCTTGTCAACCTCCTGACGGTGGGTGGCCAAGactggtcaagtcaagtttattgtcatccgattgtacaagtacaatttgACGAAATTGCGGTCAGTGaaaaacacacagatacacacccagacataacacacagacaaacaatacacatagaCAGAGCAAGTATTTATATATTTacagataaatattgtttcgtgaatatgagagtctcggagggtcagtgtgagcagttcctttggtcgttcagcagcgctgcccgtgggaagaagctgttcctcagcctggtggtagtggctctgatcctcctggatctcttccccaatgggagcagctgaaagacgctatgtgcggggtggaaggggtcattAGCGATTTTGCACAccgtcttcagacaacgatcccagtagatcatatcaATGGGGGAGGgcggagaccccagtgatcctctctgccgctcttatggtcctgtggattgacctccaatccatttctctgcggcAACCGTACCCACACGGTGATGTAGCCGACCAGAACAATTTTGATAGGTTTATATGGAAATACAAGTGGTCTGatagcaaatttgaagatgacacaaacATTGATGGAGTTGTGCATAGTGAAAGCTGTCAAAGGGAAGAGCAGAATTACAGATCAGTTAATGatatggcagaaatggcagatggagtttattgCTGACAGATGAAGTGTTGTCGATCCAAacaacactacagcatagaatcaggcccttcagcccttctagtctgtgccaaactatcttCTGCCAAGTCCAACTGATTTCACGCAGTCCttacccctccacacccctcccatccatggacctgtccaaattcttcctaaatgcgaaaattgagcccccattaccacttcagctcattccacacccccaccactctctgtgtgaagaagttccccctcatgttcccactaaacctttctccttcacccttaacccacgtcctctggtttgtatctcacccaccctcagtggaaaaagccaacctacatatactctgtctgtccccctcgtaattttaaacacctccaccaaatctccccttattcttctacgctccagggaataaagtctgtacatgtttaacttttccctgtaactcagttcctgaagtccgggcaatatcctagtaaatcttctctgccctctttctatcttattgagatctttcctgtagtttggtgaccaaaattacacacaattctccaaatatgGCTTCACCAAATTTGGGAGGTCAAGTCAAACAGAAAAGTTTATAGTCAATGACAGGACCTTTAGAAGGATCTTGTGTGGAAATCAAtagctctctgaaaatgcctataCAAGTCATTCGGCTGGTAAAGACGGCTTCCAGCACACTTGCTTTCAATGGTTGAGGCATTGTGCATAATACTGAGAAAACCATGTTGCAGCTTTACTCAAATTCAGTTGGGTCACattgggagtattgtgtgtaattctggtcaccacattgcaaggatgtagaggctttggagagggtggtaAAGAGGTTCACAGCTTCAAGGAAAATTTGAATGTTTACACTGGAAGACCAGAGACGGAGGGCTGACCTGATTGAAGGTTATATAATTATGAGAGCATTTTTCCCCCACAGTGGAAATGTCTGATACTAGAATGCTAGAATGGATAGGtttgaggagagagggagaatgttCAGCAAATATTTGagaggcaatttaaaaaaaaaagaagagtacCAGGTATCTGGAACatgaagtggtggaagcagatacgacATCGATGTTTGAGGCCATTGGACAGACAGATACATAAACGGTCAAGAATGGAGGGATACAAACCACAGGTAGATTGGCAAACAGGCATGGTGGATTAAAGGGGTTCTTCTTTTCTGTTCCAATAGTTCTTTGATCTAATATCAATGGGGAATTGGCCTCAAGCCTGACCTTTCACATCTCGAGAGGATAATAGGACAAGTGGGTATTTTCAGTCACAGGTGAGGTTTTGAGGGGAGAGCCATAAATATCACATTGTAATACAATgttgaattgaaatgattggccattgggaggtcgcAGTGGCTGCGAATGGAGCTTTTCAATTCctggtcacactcccacactcacatgtctgtccatgttctgtcccaccctgaccacccgcagattggaggaagaacaccttatTTCCCATCTGGGCCCCTTCCAGTCGCATGTCCTTAACGTTGACTTCAATGGTTTCTATTAAACATGCTCGCCTtttccttcccctgccctttttcatgtcctcccctcccccaatcactgctgtcccctccctcccttctccgccTATCATCTCCCGCCTTTGCCACACCcccacctgctgagcttctccagcattttgcgtgGTTTtttcttcaatcacggtgtctgcaaaaTTTGAAGGATCATAGACATTATGGGGCTGGAAGAGACATTAAACAAATTCATGGCTTATCTTCGCTCTGTCTTCCTATCTTACCACTGCTTGCCAAGTATCTAGTGGTCTCTTCCTGAGAGATCAAGGTGGATCAGAGGTGAGTAGATGTCCAGGAACTACACTCATCAGAGACGTGCAAGGGCTTCAGattttggaatctggagcaaggcGCTATCTGCTGGAGGGACCCGATAGATGACACAGTATCAGTGGAAGAAAAGCCGTTGACTTTTGTGCCAGAATTTTGCTTTCTACTGTGTCATATCAAACCGAATCATATCTACCGTGTTATATCAAACCATATTCACAAATCTTGAGGAGATGAATACCAATTCTTCAGACCAACAGTGGCCTTCAATGTCTTCACAGGTCTCGCTAGATCAGTACCATACAGATGATGAGATCTACAAACTGTCTTTGTCAAGGGAACCTCGCACTTCGAAGTCCACAGTGAGTAGAGATTGAAGAAAAATTCTAATctgcctctcccccacccccccaatccaaaaggctggagttgcaAACAACAGATTCATAAAACCATAAAGACTTAGATCATGCTCCTGATCTGACCCGATCCCAGGACTTTTAATGAGGGAGGGACTTGGCGTAATgtcctttattaggggattccagggaGTGGAGTCACTGAGGGAAGGCGAGCCAGCCATACATATGCACAGTGGCAGTAACCAAGTAACTGTACACAGTGGTGTCTCACCACGCCCAGAACATTCTCCGTGAAATTAGTAACAATCGTGTCTTAGCCACCTCGACAGAAGGTGGAGACAGGCAACATTGTTCTGGTGGAAACAAATATTTCATTCAAAAAAGCAGATTTGTAGACCAATGTTGGTCAAATTCGATTTGAAGAAGACTGATCCAGATTAAGGGACAATCCGAAATTGACATAATTTCCAGAGTTATTCTGAGTGATAGGGTCCCTGTTACTGATGCCGCTTTCCTGTGTCTCAGCCATCCAGCCCGACCCCACCCAAGCACTCAGTGATGGATGAGTGGACATCAGATGTCAAACCCAAAACTGACCCCGAGTTGATCAACAAACACATCCACAAGATGGTTGAGGTAAGAAAACCTTCAATCAGATTCTATGTGCATCTGCACAATAATCCTGAACGAATGTAGAAAGAGGATGACTGAATGAAGAGAGGGCCACTGGACACTGGTGTACAGTGGTGACTTCTGTTACTTGGGGAGGGCTGTTGGAGGGGGTACAGAGA contains the following coding sequences:
- the LOC138740936 gene encoding RAS guanyl-releasing protein 2-like encodes the protein MSREEEAPVFLKTVKSATIDEVIEGCIREFDDSGKLKNATLPHMFLMMHQWYLPSAALVEKLRKLYHDACSSNKKILQLKICQLVSFWISEFPAEFNLDSSLAEQMKEFQETASREGHRRHSQLVDISQIPSYEWKRQITQRNYVTQKKRKMSLFFDHLGPLELAEHLTYLEYKSFCRILFRDYHSFAKHGCTKDNPILERFITLFNSVSQWVQMMVLSLHTPQQRAEVITKFVHVAQRLLQLQNYNTLMAVIGGLSHSAISRLKDTYHYISADVIKISDELNELVTTCSNYGNYRKHFAEGSGFKFPILGVHLKDLLAVHLALPDWTEEGRLNVVKMQQLYTILNELGQVQATPPPIEPNKDLVNLLTVSLDQYHTDDEIYKLSLSREPRTSKSTPSSPTPPKHSVMDEWTSDVKPKTDPELINKHIHKMVESVFRNFDVDHDGYISQKEFDIISSNFPYLDRFSVLDENKDGQISRDEMITYFKQANSLLNCKMGFIHNFMETTYLKPTFCDHCRNFIWGLYKQGYKCKACGISCHKQCKTLLVMECRKRTKSISFDSPTPMLKRSFSYPVTHSTPDSACAVLKEEVESLEDDVQDIHL